The following are encoded together in the Oncorhynchus masou masou isolate Uvic2021 chromosome 5, UVic_Omas_1.1, whole genome shotgun sequence genome:
- the LOC135526251 gene encoding LOW QUALITY PROTEIN: somatostatin receptor type 5-like (The sequence of the model RefSeq protein was modified relative to this genomic sequence to represent the inferred CDS: inserted 1 base in 1 codon) has product MEPLDRTGWTLLSGDPNTSTPNLGYHYSYPDSGPATPSFPSPSLFPSSSSNVSSQSVPFQGSSTLMTAVISLSVFVVGLIGNTLAIYVVLRYAKMKTVTNIYILNLAVADELYILGLPFLTTQNVLSYWPFGSFLCRVLMTADSMSQFTSIFCLTVMSIDRYLAVVHPIRSTKWRRPRVAKVVSAAVWXLSLVVVLPVVVFSGVQDTFNSCNISWPEPQGVWSTVFILYTATLGFCGPLLVICLCYLLIVVKVKSSGVRAGFTKRRRSERKVTRMVVIIVVVFVLCWLPFFIINIINLIIIIPESSVTAGVYFFSVILSYVNSCANPLLYGFLSDNFRQSFRKVLCVRKANGVEDGDPSAPRMEKTRETTRDDSFLSPRNHDGHNGHAPQNSQAVQLEPCGSPGEKTRPSGPTVICQSSL; this is encoded by the exons ATGGAGCCTCTGGACAGGACAGGCTGGACACTGCTCTCTGGTGACCCCAACACCTCCACTCCCAACCTGGGGTATCACTACTCCTACCCTGATTCTGGTCCTGCAACCCCGTCCTTCCCCTCCCCATCCTTGTTCCCCAGTTCGTCCTCCAACGTGTCCAGTCAGAGCGTCCCGTTCCAGGGCAGCAGTACGCTGATGACTGCGGTCATCTCCCTGAGTGTGTTCGTGGTCGGCCTGATCGGTAACACCCTGGCCATCTACGTGGTGCTACGCTACGCCAAGATGAAGACCGTCACCAACATCTATATTCTGAACCTGGCAGTCGCAGACGAACTCTACATCCTGGGACTTCCCTTCCTCACCacccag aaCGTTCTCTCCTACTGGCCGTTCGGCTCCTTCCTGTGTCGCGTGCTGATGACCGCTGACTCCATGAGCCAGTTCACCTCCATCTTCTGTCTGACCGTGATGTCTATCGACCGCTACCTGGCCGTGGTCCACCCCATACGGTCTACGAAATGGCGGCGACCGCGAGTGGCGAAGGTGGTGAGCGCCGCGGTGT CGTTGTCGTTGGTGGTCGTCCTGCCCGTGGTCGTGTTCTCCGGCGTACAGGACACGTTTAACTCGTGTAACATCAGCTGGCCGGAGCCGCAGGGGGTGTGGTCCACCGTGTTTATCCTGTACACGGCTACGCTGGGGTTCTGCGGACCACTTCTGGTCATCTGTCTTTGCTACCTGCTCATCGTGGttaag GTGAAGTCTTCAGGTGTGCGGGCGGGCTTCACCAAGCGCCGGCGGTCAGAGCGCAAGGTGACCCGTATGGTGGTGATCATCGTGGTGGTCTTCGTCCTCTGCTGGCTCCCCTtcttcatcatcaacatcatcaacctcatcatcatcatcccagaGTCCTCCGTGACCGCCGGCGTCTACTTCTTCTCTG TCATCCTGTCCTATGTTAACTCCTGTGCCAACCCTCTGCTCTATGGCTTCCTGTCAGACAACTTCAGACAGAGCTTCAGAAAG GTTCTGTGCGTGCGGAAGGCCAACGGCGTGGAGGATGGTGACCCCAGCGCCCCGAGGATGGAGAAAACTAGAGAGACGACAAGAGACGACTCCTTCCTGTCACCTAGGAACCACGATGGACACAACGGACACGCACCACAGAATAGCCAG GCCGTCCAATTGGAGCCTTGTGGTAGCCCAGGGGAGAAAACAAGGCCCTCAGGGCCCACTGTGATTTGCCAGTCCTCGCTTTAA